From Candidatus Obscuribacterales bacterium, the proteins below share one genomic window:
- the murG gene encoding undecaprenyldiphospho-muramoylpentapeptide beta-N-acetylglucosaminyltransferase: MAHTSKLLIAASGTGGHLFPAIATAAHLSDYSIEWLGVPDRLETQLVPQTYPLHLIDFEGLQRRGLATVPVFGKLAKAIIFTRRLLRQGQFRGVFTTGGYIAAPAIMAARSLGLPVILHESNALPGKVTRWFSPWCTAVALGFEAAAAYLPHTQTICVGTPVRDAFRQTERSPLVDLPIPDDVPLIVVVGGSQGAVAVNRLVRNAASAWFEAGAWVVHLTGTNDPDVDTLKHPHYIARPFYDDMAGLLRRADLAISRAGAGTLTEFAITATPSILIPYPFAAEDHQTYNAAVFAATGAAQVCQQSALNAEHLQEKVLNLLRSPEQLQQMAKATQALAIADSAEQLALFIQKILNT; the protein is encoded by the coding sequence ATGGCACATACTTCTAAGCTTTTGATTGCCGCCAGTGGCACCGGCGGGCACCTGTTTCCAGCGATCGCGACGGCGGCCCACCTTTCAGACTACAGCATTGAATGGCTAGGGGTTCCTGATCGCCTAGAAACCCAATTGGTTCCCCAAACCTATCCCCTGCATCTGATTGACTTTGAGGGATTGCAGCGCCGGGGACTGGCCACTGTCCCAGTTTTTGGCAAACTCGCCAAAGCGATCATCTTTACGCGCCGTCTGCTCCGTCAAGGACAGTTTCGGGGCGTGTTTACCACCGGTGGCTATATTGCCGCCCCGGCGATCATGGCTGCCCGTTCCCTGGGTTTGCCGGTCATTCTCCACGAATCTAACGCCCTCCCCGGCAAGGTTACCCGTTGGTTTAGCCCTTGGTGTACCGCCGTGGCCCTAGGGTTTGAAGCCGCAGCAGCCTACCTACCCCACACCCAGACTATCTGTGTGGGCACCCCCGTTCGGGATGCTTTTCGGCAAACAGAGCGATCGCCCCTCGTAGACCTGCCCATTCCCGATGACGTACCGCTGATTGTCGTTGTTGGCGGCAGTCAGGGTGCGGTCGCCGTCAATCGTCTGGTGCGCAATGCCGCCTCTGCCTGGTTTGAAGCCGGAGCTTGGGTGGTGCATTTAACCGGCACTAACGATCCTGATGTCGATACCCTCAAACATCCCCACTACATTGCCCGACCCTTCTATGACGACATGGCCGGTCTACTGCGCCGTGCTGACCTCGCCATCAGCCGTGCCGGAGCTGGTACCCTCACGGAATTTGCCATCACCGCTACTCCGTCGATCCTCATTCCCTATCCTTTTGCGGCCGAAGATCACCAAACCTACAATGCGGCAGTCTTTGCGGCTACCGGTGCAGCTCAAGTTTGTCAACAATCTGCCCTGAACGCCGAACACCTGCAAGAAAAGGTGTTGAATTTGTTACGTTCACCGGAGCAACTACAGCAAATGGCCAAAGCTACCCAAGCCTTGGCGATCGCTGACAGTGCGGAACAACTTGCCCTATTTATTCAAAAGATTCTCAACACTTAG
- a CDS encoding SDR family oxidoreductase: MVSIQHQTVLITGASSGIGAACAAAFAEAGTRLILAARRQERLQAIAQALVDQYGIAIHPVVMDVCDRAQVEAVLQGLPADWQAIDVLVNNAGLSRGLEPLQQGSIEDWDEMIDTNLKGLLYVTRTVLPGMVERGRGHVINIGSIAGHQSYPKGNVYCATKAAVRALSHGLKMDLSGTPVRVSSVDPGLVETEFSQVRFHGDQDRAAQVYANVTPLTPEDVAEVVLFCATRPPHVNLSEILLLPTDQSSSTLVHRHA; encoded by the coding sequence ATGGTTTCTATCCAACATCAGACGGTGCTGATTACAGGGGCAAGCAGCGGCATTGGGGCAGCCTGTGCAGCAGCTTTCGCCGAAGCGGGGACACGGCTCATTCTCGCGGCCCGACGGCAGGAGCGCTTGCAGGCGATCGCCCAGGCGTTGGTCGATCAGTATGGAATCGCGATTCATCCCGTGGTTATGGATGTTTGCGATCGCGCCCAGGTGGAAGCCGTCTTGCAGGGCCTACCAGCAGACTGGCAGGCCATTGATGTGTTGGTGAACAATGCCGGGCTGAGTCGCGGGTTGGAGCCGCTCCAGCAAGGCAGTATAGAAGATTGGGACGAGATGATCGACACCAACCTCAAGGGGCTGCTCTACGTCACCCGTACCGTGCTGCCGGGCATGGTGGAACGGGGGCGAGGGCATGTGATTAACATTGGCTCCATCGCAGGACATCAGTCCTATCCCAAGGGCAATGTCTATTGCGCCACCAAGGCGGCGGTGCGTGCTCTCAGCCATGGACTGAAGATGGATTTATCGGGTACACCCGTGCGGGTAAGCTCTGTCGATCCAGGATTGGTGGAAACAGAATTCAGTCAGGTGCGGTTTCATGGCGACCAGGATCGCGCTGCCCAGGTCTATGCCAATGTGACCCCTTTAACGCCAGAGGATGTGGCTGAAGTCGTGCTATTTTGCGCCACCCGTCCTCCCCATGTGAACCTCAGTGAGATCTTGCTGTTGCCCACGGATCAATCCAGCTCTACCCTGGTGCATCGGCACGCCTAA